CGGCGACCAGATCGAACCACGCGCGGACATATCCCATCCGCGCCTCAAAGGCCTGCCGCTCGGCCAGCGAGAGCCGCAGCAGATCGAGCTTGCCGGCATTGAATGCCTCTTCCAGCAGTTAGAAACTCTCACGCGCTGGCTGCACGACCTCCCTTTGGTTAATCGACAGCACCTCCAGGGCGCTCACATACCGCTGCCACGCGTCGCGCACTTCACGTTCCAGATTCAACTCGAGCGCGTGTTGGCGATCTTTGGCCTGGGCCAGCCTGCCGGCTATCGCCGTCGCTTCGGCCTGCCGCCGGTTGAAGATCGGGAGCGGAATTCCCAGCGTGATGCCGGCGAAGTGCTCGGTATTGTTCTCGTGAGCGCCGAACGCGCCAATGGTCGGATTCGGTAGGGCCAGTCGCTCGTTGAGGAGCACCTCGTTTTTGAGACGAGCCACCTCGAGTTGCGAGGCCTGATAGTCCGGGCGATTGCGCCGGGCGAGGTCGAGCAGTCTGTCCGAGTCCACGCGCAACGGCTCGATGGTCATCGATCCACGCGGCTCCGGCTCGGGCCCGGCCGCTTCGCCCAGCAGTCTGCCCAGGCTGGACCGCTCCAGCCGATAGCGCGTGCGGCTCTCGACCAGGGCGCGTTCACTCTCACCGTAGCGGACGCGCGCCAGGTTCGCGTCGATCTGGCTGATCTCGCCGGCGCTAAACCGCGCCTGACCGGCGTCGTTGAGCTTGCGGTCGAGCTCTGCCAGTTCGAAAAACAGGTCGGTCTCGCTGCGGGCGCGAACGGATTCATAGAAGGTCAGCTTGACCCCGGCGGTGAGCAGGCGCGCCTGGTTTCTGATGTCCGCCGAAGTGCGATCGAAACCGAATCGTGCGGACTGCCTGCGCAGCGCGGGTTGTCCGAAGATCTCCAGTTGCTGGGAAAGCCCGACCCGCCAGTCTTGCGAGTTCGAACGATCCGCGCGTTGCTTGTAGTCTCCGGAACTCTCCAGCTCCGGATTGAACTGGCTTACATAGCTGGCGCGCTCCAACTCCGCACGCGCAACCGTAAGCTCACGCGCCGCGGCGGCATAATCAGGGTTGTTGTCCAGGGCGATCGCCACGGCCTCATCCAGCGAGATCTCGCGGGCCTCGGCATATCCGGGAAATGCGAAAGCAATCGAGGCAAACAGCAACACGCCCCTGGCCAGGGCGGTTGCGCAGCGGATTCGGACACTCCTGCTAGTCAGCCCACTTCCCTCGCTTTCCCAGCTCGCTTCCCAGCGCAATTCTCGGTCACCACCCCTGACCTCATTCCACCGAAGGGGCGTTTGGCCACGAACGATGGCAGCTTCCGTGCCATCGTGGACCGTTGAGATCAGCGCATGGGGTTCAAAGGCTCCGAGGCAGACTGCCCCGCTGCTTCTGCGCGCTGTACTAAAGTGCCCCAATTCCTTTGTTCTGATTCAGTACAGAATGACCCTCTGTCGCACTCGGCGTCAGCGAAAACATCAAAAAATGAAAGACAACACCAAGGAGAAACTCTAATCAGGTGAGCACCGCCGCTGGCAGGGTGATTGCTCGACTTTGGACGACCGGGTGAACTCGGGACCCGCGACGCAGGTCTGTAGGTCTGACGGACGGGACACCTATAATGAACATGATGAAGGTCGGAACCAGATTGACATTGGTCCTGCTCCTGGCGCTGACCCCGGTGCTGGTGAGCTACATGTACTGGAGCGTGCGTCGCTCCAGCATCGTCTACGTCCACGATCTGAAGCGCGATATACGAGCGACCACGCGCAGTCTTGCGCCGGCGCTGGAAAATGACTTGCTGACGAAGGAATGGAACGAAGTCGATGACGTGCTACGGCGGATGACCGACGACACGACCAGAGTCGCGTTGCTCAACCGGGACGGATCCTTGTGGAAGACGTCCGACCGCGCGACTGCCGAACTCGTCGAGCAATTGCTCCGAACCAAACCCAGCGGTGACGCCGAGTTCGAGACCTGGATCGGTGAGACCAACTGGTTCTGCCGCGTGGTGCCGTTGAATGATCGCGAGGGTCACGAAGGCAACACTTTCGCCTACCTACTGGTCGCCCAGGATTGGACCGACATTCGGGAGGATTTGAAGGAACGCACTGCGATCTCGGCGCTAGCCGCATTCGCAGTTATTGGTGTGATCGTCGCGCTGATCCCGTTATTGGTGCGGCGCTACGTTTCCAGTCCGCTCGCGGAACTCTCGCGAAGGGTCATGCGCTTCTCCGACGACGAGCAGCGGGATAGGCATTCGCCGACCAACGAGGTGAGTTTGCTTACCGAGGAGTTTCGGCGTCTGGATGATCAGCTGACAGTCGCCCGGCGGGATCTACTGGCGAAACATCGCCGCGAGCTGGAGCTCGAACGTCGCCTGCAGCATGCCGAGCGGCTTGCCACCGTCGGCACGCTTGCCTCGGGGCTGGCGCATGAGATCGGCACCCCGATGGGAGTGATCCGGGGGCGCGCCGAGCAGCTGCTGCACAGCCAGCCCAATCCTAACAAAGCTCGCCGCGGTCTGGAGATCATCGTCAGTCAAATTGACCGTGTTTCACGAATCGTCAGGATGTTGCTCGACTACGGGCGCAGCCGTGAATCGCATCGCGCGGTTTGTGACCTTCGCCAGATCGTCAATCACGCTATGAGCCTGATGGAGACCGAGGCCGCCCGCCGGCGGGTCACGGTAAGCGTCGAGCTTGGTGACCAACCCCTGCTCGCAGAATGCGACGC
This is a stretch of genomic DNA from Candidatus Binataceae bacterium. It encodes these proteins:
- a CDS encoding TolC family protein, producing the protein MRWEASWESEGSGLTSRSVRIRCATALARGVLLFASIAFAFPGYAEAREISLDEAVAIALDNNPDYAAAARELTVARAELERASYVSQFNPELESSGDYKQRADRSNSQDWRVGLSQQLEIFGQPALRRQSARFGFDRTSADIRNQARLLTAGVKLTFYESVRARSETDLFFELAELDRKLNDAGQARFSAGEISQIDANLARVRYGESERALVESRTRYRLERSSLGRLLGEAAGPEPEPRGSMTIEPLRVDSDRLLDLARRNRPDYQASQLEVARLKNEVLLNERLALPNPTIGAFGAHENNTEHFAGITLGIPLPIFNRRQAEATAIAGRLAQAKDRQHALELNLEREVRDAWQRYVSALEVLSINQREVVQPARESF
- a CDS encoding ATP-binding protein — protein: MNMMKVGTRLTLVLLLALTPVLVSYMYWSVRRSSIVYVHDLKRDIRATTRSLAPALENDLLTKEWNEVDDVLRRMTDDTTRVALLNRDGSLWKTSDRATAELVEQLLRTKPSGDAEFETWIGETNWFCRVVPLNDREGHEGNTFAYLLVAQDWTDIREDLKERTAISALAAFAVIGVIVALIPLLVRRYVSSPLAELSRRVMRFSDDEQRDRHSPTNEVSLLTEEFRRLDDQLTVARRDLLAKHRRELELERRLQHAERLATVGTLASGLAHEIGTPMGVIRGRAEQLLHSQPNPNKARRGLEIIVSQIDRVSRIVRMLLDYGRSRESHRAVCDLRQIVNHAMSLMETEAARRRVTVSVELGDQPLLAECDAGQLQQVFVNLEMNALDAMTPQGGTLRIRAESGVNGKGGELKIEFEDTGHGVSPLNAGRVFDPFFTTKETGGGTGMGLAVSQSIIRDHRGEITFESVPGGSKFLVAVPGVPVGKVREAPAKETHV